One genomic window of Ignavibacteriota bacterium includes the following:
- the fliQ gene encoding flagellar biosynthesis protein FliQ, whose protein sequence is MLTDQFVIQIIRDAFYHVILLVGPLLMVSLIIGLSISIFQAATSISEQTLTFVPKLLSVFIVMILILPFMMSMMKSFTINIMNYIAGM, encoded by the coding sequence ATGTTAACAGATCAATTCGTAATTCAAATAATCAGAGACGCTTTCTATCATGTAATTTTGTTGGTAGGACCACTTTTGATGGTATCATTGATAATTGGACTTTCAATATCAATATTTCAGGCTGCTACATCTATTTCGGAGCAGACACTGACTTTTGTACCAAAGTTATTAAGTGTTTTTATTGTTATGATTTTAATTCTGCCTTTTATGATGAGCATGATGAAATCATTCACTATAAATATAATGAACTATATCGCAGGAATGTAG